In Halobaculum magnesiiphilum, the following proteins share a genomic window:
- a CDS encoding DUF7344 domain-containing protein yields MLGHRPCAEETDRALRVLAHSYRRRLLFELYEEVTSGEGNSINYSRLDPDETAKRSIELYHVHLPKLETVGYIEWNEAERTIRNGPRWKEVEPLLELVHSHLCDLPPFLQGKPAGERGTEC; encoded by the coding sequence ATGCTGGGGCACAGGCCTTGTGCAGAAGAAACGGACCGTGCGCTACGTGTACTGGCTCATTCATATCGCCGTCGGTTGCTCTTCGAACTCTACGAGGAAGTGACCTCCGGGGAAGGAAACTCGATCAACTACTCCCGTCTCGATCCGGACGAGACAGCGAAGCGGAGTATCGAACTGTATCATGTCCATCTCCCCAAACTGGAAACGGTCGGGTACATCGAGTGGAACGAAGCCGAGCGGACGATACGGAACGGTCCTCGATGGAAAGAGGTCGAACCGCTCCTCGAACTCGTTCACTCTCATCTATGCGATCTCCCCCCGTTCCTCCAGGGAAAGCCGGCCGGCGAGCGCGGAACGGAATGTTGA